A genomic segment from Bradyrhizobium diazoefficiens USDA 110 encodes:
- a CDS encoding alpha/beta fold hydrolase, producing the protein MTAQRDYETFEAGDVTLQSGAIFPSMTLAYKTYGTLSPAKDNVILYPTSFSAQHYDTEWLIGSGGVLDPERYFIIIPNLFGNGLSSSPSNTAGPFPEPTYHDAIAVQHRLLTGRFGISKLALVYGWSMGGMQAYHWAASHPDMVERAAVVCGSARCAPYNHVFLESVKAALTGDPAFRNGRFVEKPTVGYRAMGRVYAGWAMSHGFYRDELWREAGFSSLEDYLVRGWDATFARRDANDLLAQIGIWQSGDISRCAAFGGDLDRALAAIKAHMLLMPGATDRYFDVRDNEDELGRLVNAKSAVLHPIPSLHGHRAGNPVNNPPDQAFIRAEIAQLLSK; encoded by the coding sequence ATGACGGCGCAGCGCGACTATGAGACCTTCGAGGCCGGCGACGTCACGCTCCAGTCCGGGGCCATCTTCCCCTCGATGACGCTCGCCTACAAGACGTACGGCACGCTGAGCCCGGCCAAAGACAACGTCATCCTCTACCCGACCTCGTTCAGCGCGCAGCATTACGACACCGAATGGCTGATCGGGTCCGGCGGCGTGCTCGATCCCGAACGCTACTTCATCATCATCCCGAATCTGTTCGGCAACGGCCTGTCGTCCTCGCCCTCGAACACGGCTGGCCCGTTCCCCGAGCCGACCTACCACGACGCCATCGCGGTCCAGCATCGCCTTCTCACCGGGCGCTTCGGCATCTCGAAGCTCGCGCTGGTCTATGGCTGGTCGATGGGCGGCATGCAGGCCTATCACTGGGCGGCATCTCATCCCGATATGGTCGAGCGCGCCGCGGTGGTCTGCGGCAGTGCGCGCTGCGCGCCCTATAATCATGTTTTCCTCGAAAGCGTGAAGGCCGCGCTGACCGGCGATCCCGCCTTCCGTAACGGCCGTTTCGTCGAGAAGCCCACCGTCGGCTACCGCGCCATGGGGCGCGTCTATGCCGGCTGGGCGATGTCGCACGGCTTCTATCGCGACGAGCTCTGGCGCGAGGCCGGTTTCAGCTCGCTTGAGGACTATCTCGTCCGTGGCTGGGACGCGACGTTCGCGCGGCGCGATGCCAACGACCTGCTGGCGCAGATTGGCATCTGGCAGAGCGGCGATATCAGCCGCTGCGCCGCATTCGGCGGCGATCTCGATCGGGCGCTCGCCGCGATCAAGGCGCACATGCTGCTGATGCCGGGCGCCACCGACCGCTATTTCGACGTCCGCGACAACGAGGACGAACTCGGTCGGCTGGTCAACGCAAAATCGGCGGTGCTGCATCCGATCCCGTCGCTGCACGGCCATCGCGCCGGAAATCCCGTCAACAATCCACCCGACCAGGCCTTCATCAGGGCCGAGATCGCACAGCTCCTCAGCAAGTAA
- a CDS encoding fatty acid desaturase has protein sequence MTDATVSEPGHRLKPLTPAMLRELSVRSDLRGTAKSLSHYGLVVLVGALVWKVSSAWGVLWALPLMAVQGYFVAFLFMALHETAHKTAFRSRGLNLAVGYPSGFIIGQPYEYYCLFHWDHHRYTQDPEKDPELIVGVKPKSDTQLALAYSGLLQVAGRLWLMLGHAVTGKVTVPWIPENKRAIIVREARAYAALYALLLALSLWFSSALLLWVWIVPLVIGQFFLRPYLYAEHTGCDRTRSAFQNTRTTYTGALVKWFAWNMPYHVEHHAYPSIPFHALPKLNEIVDGEIVHRGRGYIATTRETWAWFRRHRQAG, from the coding sequence ATGACTGACGCAACCGTTTCAGAGCCGGGCCACCGCCTGAAGCCGCTCACGCCGGCGATGCTGCGTGAATTGTCGGTGCGCTCCGATCTCAGGGGGACCGCGAAAAGCCTCAGCCATTACGGCCTGGTCGTGCTGGTCGGCGCGCTGGTCTGGAAGGTCTCTTCGGCCTGGGGCGTGTTATGGGCCCTGCCGCTGATGGCGGTGCAGGGCTATTTCGTCGCCTTCCTGTTCATGGCGTTGCACGAGACCGCGCACAAGACCGCGTTCAGGAGCCGTGGCCTCAACCTTGCGGTCGGCTATCCTTCGGGCTTCATCATCGGACAACCTTACGAATATTACTGCCTGTTTCACTGGGACCATCACCGCTACACCCAGGATCCTGAGAAGGACCCGGAGCTGATCGTCGGCGTGAAGCCGAAATCCGATACGCAGCTGGCGCTCGCTTATAGCGGCCTGCTCCAGGTCGCCGGCCGCCTCTGGCTGATGCTCGGCCACGCCGTGACCGGCAAGGTCACGGTGCCCTGGATTCCCGAAAACAAGCGCGCCATCATCGTGCGCGAGGCGCGCGCCTATGCTGCGCTCTATGCGCTGCTGCTCGCGCTCTCGCTGTGGTTCTCCTCGGCGCTGCTGCTCTGGGTCTGGATCGTGCCGCTTGTCATCGGGCAGTTCTTCCTGCGGCCCTATCTCTATGCCGAGCACACCGGCTGCGACCGCACCCGCAGCGCCTTCCAGAACACGCGCACCACCTACACCGGCGCGCTCGTCAAATGGTTCGCGTGGAACATGCCTTACCACGTCGAGCATCACGCCTATCCCTCCATACCCTTCCACGCGCTGCCGAAGCTGAACGAGATCGTCGACGGCGAGATCGTCCATCGCGGCCGCGGCTATATCGCGACGACGCGCGAGACCTGGGCCTGGTTTCGCCGGCACCGGCAGGCCGGCTAG
- a CDS encoding enoyl-CoA hydratase/isomerase family protein, translating to MSDIADAASGPVLERDGARATIRLNRPKHLNRLQAEDLGELVKLFDRIEADPAIRVLVLTGTGRAFSAGYDLNSVAERAVSASEQQSAGSAFEAVVNRLEDLGVPTICRLNGGVYGGSTDLALACDFRIGVDTAEMFMPAARLGLHYYRSGIKRYVTRLGVDNAKRLFLTAQKISAPEMLRIGYLTAMVAVEFLDEEVDKLAGVLAGNAPQAMRGMKRAINEFARGELDEQAADQRHRDSMRGDEIKEGIKAFAEKRPPKF from the coding sequence ATGTCGGATATAGCCGACGCAGCCTCTGGCCCCGTGCTCGAACGCGACGGCGCGCGGGCCACCATCCGCCTCAATCGTCCCAAGCATCTCAACCGGCTCCAGGCCGAAGATCTCGGCGAACTCGTCAAACTGTTCGACCGGATCGAGGCTGATCCCGCGATCCGCGTGCTGGTGCTGACCGGCACCGGGCGCGCCTTTTCGGCGGGCTATGATCTGAATTCGGTCGCCGAGCGCGCGGTGAGCGCAAGCGAGCAGCAGAGCGCGGGCTCGGCCTTCGAAGCGGTCGTCAACCGGCTGGAGGATCTCGGCGTGCCGACCATCTGCCGGCTCAATGGCGGCGTCTATGGCGGCTCGACGGACCTCGCGCTCGCCTGCGATTTCCGCATCGGCGTCGACACCGCCGAGATGTTCATGCCGGCGGCGCGGCTCGGGCTGCACTATTACCGGAGCGGCATCAAACGCTACGTGACGCGGCTCGGCGTCGACAATGCGAAGAGGCTGTTTTTGACCGCGCAAAAGATCAGCGCGCCGGAGATGCTGCGGATCGGCTATCTCACCGCCATGGTGGCGGTGGAATTCCTCGACGAGGAGGTCGACAAGCTTGCCGGCGTCCTCGCCGGCAACGCGCCACAGGCGATGCGCGGCATGAAGCGCGCCATCAACGAATTCGCCCGCGGCGAATTGGATGAACAAGCCGCCGACCAGCGCCACCGCGACAGCATGCGCGGCGACGAGATCAAGGAAGGCATCAAGGCGTTCGCGGAAAAGCGGCCGCCAAAATTCTGA
- a CDS encoding glutathione S-transferase family protein, whose translation MTDPNRITLYYSPQSRATGTRVLLEELGAPYDLHVLNMKAGEQRQGAYLAINPLGKVPAIRHGDALVTEQVAITIYLGDLFPQAGLTPALDDPLRGPYLRWIAYYGASFEPALIDKFMQREPAPITQSPYADYDTMLGALEAQLSKGPYLLGERMTAADVLWGVAFSWTMMFGIVPKKDVFVRYAERMTSRPAFQRINAADDEMAAQHAAAAVG comes from the coding sequence ATGACCGATCCGAACCGCATCACGCTGTATTACTCGCCGCAAAGCCGCGCCACCGGCACGCGGGTGCTGCTGGAGGAGTTGGGGGCGCCCTACGATCTCCATGTCCTCAACATGAAGGCCGGCGAGCAGCGGCAGGGCGCCTATCTCGCGATCAACCCGCTCGGCAAGGTGCCGGCGATCCGCCACGGCGATGCGCTGGTGACCGAGCAGGTCGCCATCACCATTTATCTCGGCGACCTGTTTCCGCAGGCGGGATTGACGCCCGCGCTGGACGATCCGCTGCGCGGCCCCTATCTGCGCTGGATCGCCTATTACGGCGCATCGTTCGAGCCGGCTTTAATCGACAAGTTCATGCAGCGCGAGCCGGCACCGATCACGCAGTCGCCCTATGCCGATTACGACACCATGCTGGGTGCGCTCGAGGCGCAATTGTCGAAGGGGCCGTATCTGCTCGGCGAGCGCATGACAGCAGCAGACGTGCTATGGGGCGTCGCGTTCAGCTGGACGATGATGTTCGGCATCGTGCCGAAAAAGGACGTCTTCGTCCGCTATGCCGAGCGGATGACGTCACGGCCCGCGTTCCAGCGGATCAATGCGGCGGATGACGAGATGGCGGCGCAGCATGCTGCGGCTGCTGTCGGTTGA
- a CDS encoding TetR/AcrR family transcriptional regulator — translation MNLARRRPWTNAFSTEALCTRILERHRDSIRVQKPRLAVANLARIIGATLTLSNKQGFHATTLRQLAEASGLSMGGLYTYIDSKPRLLSMILGEVAATATEVLTAPPDDVRNDAHRHLDWIIATHIRMSEAMQPWFVFAFMEAKSFPPAERQRAIDMEAMTEKIIADVLRQGVASGAFTIDHVRLTASLIKPLLQDWYVKRAKYRKRGTSIDGYIDGVGNFVSAALSSGTRANGRSSARARSRPKQMAHP, via the coding sequence GTGAATCTCGCGCGCCGACGACCTTGGACGAACGCGTTCTCGACGGAAGCGCTGTGCACGCGCATTCTGGAACGTCACCGCGACTCAATCCGCGTCCAGAAGCCACGTCTTGCCGTCGCAAATCTCGCGCGTATCATCGGCGCAACCCTCACCCTCTCCAACAAGCAGGGCTTTCACGCCACCACGCTCCGCCAGCTCGCGGAGGCCTCCGGCCTCAGCATGGGCGGCCTCTATACGTATATCGACAGCAAGCCCAGGCTCCTGTCGATGATCCTCGGCGAGGTCGCGGCAACGGCGACCGAGGTTCTGACGGCGCCTCCCGACGACGTCAGGAATGACGCCCACAGGCACCTCGACTGGATCATCGCGACCCATATCCGCATGAGCGAGGCGATGCAGCCCTGGTTCGTCTTCGCCTTCATGGAGGCGAAGTCCTTTCCGCCGGCGGAACGTCAGCGCGCGATCGACATGGAAGCCATGACCGAGAAGATCATCGCCGACGTCCTCAGGCAGGGCGTCGCCAGTGGCGCCTTCACGATCGACCATGTCAGGCTCACGGCGTCGCTGATCAAGCCGCTGCTGCAGGACTGGTACGTCAAGCGCGCCAAGTACCGCAAACGCGGCACGTCGATCGACGGATACATCGATGGCGTCGGCAACTTCGTGAGCGCCGCCTTGTCGAGTGGCACCCGCGCCAACGGACGCTCGTCCGCCAGGGCACGCTCGCGGCCAAAGCAGATGGCGCACCCATAG
- a CDS encoding ABC transporter permease, with translation MKRFRFNQQEIVFAVFALLFLVFSIFLRGFLTPENMLTLLQNVSVLGILGLAMAIVVIGRGIDISLIAALAVPPGLVLQMVQNGHSLPASLLTAVLLTIAFGLVNGWLIAYAEVPSLFATLATGLLLAGLGQAALFQLDVVQWSPGMDGFERLGQGTILGIPTSIIMFAIACIVVAFLLRQTRWGAYIYAIGDNPFAARVTGIPSRPIIVLQYVIAALIGCFAGLVLAASVNSMPTRIFNSTLIYDVILVVVLGGIGLSGGRGGVLNVVIGTLLIGTMLNGMTIMDISYAGQNLIKGVVLLLAVITDSFLNPRNEETAQQGDI, from the coding sequence ATGAAGCGTTTCCGGTTCAATCAGCAAGAGATCGTCTTCGCCGTCTTCGCGCTGCTGTTCCTGGTATTCTCGATCTTCCTGCGCGGCTTTCTCACCCCGGAGAACATGCTGACGCTGCTCCAGAACGTCTCCGTGCTCGGCATCCTCGGCCTTGCCATGGCGATCGTCGTGATCGGACGCGGCATCGACATCTCGCTGATCGCCGCGCTCGCCGTGCCGCCGGGGCTGGTCTTGCAGATGGTGCAGAACGGCCACTCGCTGCCGGCCTCGCTCCTGACCGCCGTGCTGCTGACGATTGCCTTCGGACTCGTCAATGGCTGGCTGATCGCCTACGCCGAGGTTCCCTCGTTGTTCGCGACGCTCGCGACCGGCTTGCTCCTCGCCGGTCTCGGGCAGGCCGCATTGTTCCAGCTCGACGTCGTGCAGTGGAGCCCCGGCATGGACGGCTTCGAGCGGCTCGGACAGGGCACGATCCTCGGCATCCCGACGTCGATCATCATGTTCGCGATCGCCTGCATCGTGGTGGCTTTCCTGCTGCGCCAGACGCGCTGGGGCGCCTATATCTATGCGATCGGCGACAACCCTTTCGCCGCGCGCGTCACCGGCATTCCCTCCCGCCCGATCATCGTCCTGCAATATGTGATCGCCGCCCTGATCGGCTGCTTCGCCGGCCTCGTGTTGGCTGCATCCGTCAACTCGATGCCGACCCGCATCTTCAACTCCACGCTCATCTACGACGTCATTCTGGTCGTCGTGCTCGGCGGCATCGGGCTATCGGGCGGCCGCGGCGGCGTCCTGAACGTCGTGATCGGCACGCTCCTGATCGGCACGATGCTCAACGGCATGACCATCATGGACATCTCCTACGCCGGGCAGAATCTCATCAAGGGCGTGGTTCTGCTGCTCGCCGTCATCACCGATTCCTTCCTCAATCCGCGCAACGAGGAGACGGCGCAGCAGGGCGACATCTGA
- a CDS encoding sugar ABC transporter substrate-binding protein yields the protein MKHLGSPTKAIVAALGLAAMTAPALAQQGLDEPFQKPFKEALAGKTVAYVPVAMNFDLTEGWYAGLKKELEPLGVKFVIRDANWNTNAGAQAVTSLISEKPAVMVVHNPDVQTYAKLLQRAENEGIYVIQINMGSAYRSSAFVGANWVEIGERQTEGVVKACEGKSNKIAIIQGALSAAASAYTLKGVENVLAKHPEIKVVSSQAADWDAAKAKAITQTVLKQNPDLCGIVGFWDGMDIGTAAAVKEAGLTGKVFLATSGGGERKGACELVKSGAFDLNMSYDVPTQAAQMAGTIKWLLSSGVKPGSVKGSEYTTLIPITKENADSQTACWNLSDLKK from the coding sequence ATGAAGCATCTCGGCAGCCCGACAAAGGCCATCGTTGCAGCACTGGGCCTTGCGGCCATGACCGCACCGGCTTTGGCCCAGCAGGGCCTGGACGAGCCGTTCCAGAAGCCGTTCAAGGAAGCGCTGGCCGGCAAGACCGTGGCCTATGTTCCGGTCGCGATGAACTTCGACCTCACCGAGGGCTGGTATGCCGGCCTGAAGAAGGAGCTCGAGCCGCTCGGCGTCAAGTTCGTGATCCGCGACGCCAACTGGAACACCAATGCCGGCGCGCAGGCCGTCACCTCGCTGATCTCGGAGAAGCCGGCGGTGATGGTGGTGCATAATCCGGACGTGCAGACCTATGCCAAATTGCTCCAGCGCGCCGAGAACGAAGGCATCTACGTCATCCAGATCAACATGGGCTCTGCCTATCGGAGCTCCGCCTTCGTCGGTGCCAACTGGGTCGAGATCGGCGAACGCCAGACCGAAGGCGTGGTCAAGGCCTGCGAGGGCAAATCGAACAAGATCGCGATCATCCAGGGCGCGCTGTCGGCGGCCGCCAGCGCCTATACGCTCAAAGGCGTCGAGAACGTGCTCGCCAAGCATCCCGAGATCAAGGTGGTGTCGAGCCAGGCCGCCGATTGGGACGCCGCCAAGGCCAAGGCGATCACGCAAACGGTGCTGAAGCAGAACCCCGATCTCTGCGGCATCGTCGGCTTCTGGGACGGCATGGATATCGGCACGGCGGCGGCCGTGAAGGAAGCCGGGCTCACCGGCAAGGTATTCCTGGCCACCTCGGGCGGCGGCGAACGCAAGGGCGCGTGCGAACTGGTGAAGTCGGGCGCGTTCGATCTCAACATGAGCTACGACGTGCCGACCCAGGCGGCACAGATGGCAGGCACGATCAAATGGCTGCTCTCGTCGGGCGTCAAGCCCGGCTCCGTCAAGGGCTCGGAATACACCACGCTGATTCCGATCACCAAGGAGAACGCCGACAGCCAGACCGCCTGCTGGAATCTCAGCGATCTCAAGAAATAG
- a CDS encoding DUF6157 family protein — translation MTIHTTNCFNTFIRVAEDCPAHTGEEPPLRAGKPTVASLQYEMIAKAPYKHTSDDVIFATSAPGRELDVKATKTEKRAAREAFFSRGQACMRASSLGKRFGWGVHADSEGRIAIYAVDSKRYQALVRDPKLTQVRAMRSKRA, via the coding sequence ATGACAATTCACACGACCAATTGCTTCAACACCTTCATCCGGGTCGCTGAAGACTGTCCGGCGCATACTGGCGAGGAGCCGCCGCTGCGCGCGGGAAAGCCGACGGTGGCGTCCCTGCAATACGAGATGATCGCCAAGGCACCCTACAAACACACGTCCGACGACGTGATCTTCGCGACGTCTGCGCCGGGACGCGAGCTCGATGTGAAGGCGACGAAGACGGAGAAGCGTGCGGCCCGTGAAGCGTTCTTCTCCCGGGGGCAGGCGTGCATGAGGGCGTCGAGCCTGGGCAAGCGTTTTGGCTGGGGCGTTCATGCCGACAGTGAGGGCCGGATCGCGATTTACGCCGTCGACAGCAAACGCTACCAGGCGCTCGTCCGCGATCCCAAGCTCACGCAGGTGCGCGCGATGCGGTCGAAGCGGGCGTGA
- a CDS encoding acyl-CoA synthetase, whose protein sequence is MSSDTAATISKAREHSIGDLLRRSAGRDPGKLAISCGGVSWTFAEMDAICNRFGRGLLGLGVKKGDRLAVLSRNSHAFAALRFAVARIGAVLVPINFMLNPDEINFILKSSGAKLLATGPDFVEPARAASAKDCAVEKMIWLPGEDPATAPAGLTTFDDLLHADGSFLEASVDSRDLAQIVYTSGTESLPKGAMLTHEAVMWQYVSCIIDGGMSVDDKFLHALPLYHCAQLDVFLGPQVYLGASGVITRKPTADNILALIQAHRITSFFAPPTIWIAMLRSPNFDKTDLSTLQKGYYGASIMPVEVLLELQRRLPAVKFWNFYGQTEIAPLATVLRPEDQLRKAGSAGKPVLNVETRVVNTAMEDVKVGEVGEIVHRSPHLLSGYYNDPVKTAAAFSGGWFHSGDLATVDGEGHITVVDRVKDMIKTGGENVASREVEEMVYRIPAVSEVAVVGLPDPRWIEAVTAIVVVKSGETLDEESVIKHCAGQMAHFKVPKRVIFVDSLPKNPSGKLLKRELRQRFVGGETLDKAIQKNFGT, encoded by the coding sequence ATGTCCAGCGACACCGCAGCCACCATCTCGAAAGCGCGCGAGCATTCCATCGGCGATCTCCTGCGCCGTTCGGCGGGCCGCGATCCGGGTAAGCTCGCGATAAGCTGCGGCGGCGTGAGCTGGACGTTCGCCGAGATGGACGCGATCTGCAACCGGTTCGGCCGCGGCCTGCTCGGCCTCGGCGTCAAAAAGGGCGATCGTCTCGCCGTGCTCTCGCGCAACTCCCATGCCTTTGCCGCGCTCCGCTTCGCAGTGGCGCGGATCGGCGCGGTGCTGGTGCCGATCAACTTCATGCTCAATCCGGATGAGATCAATTTCATCCTGAAGAGCTCCGGCGCAAAGCTGCTTGCGACCGGGCCTGATTTCGTCGAGCCCGCGCGAGCGGCCTCGGCCAAGGACTGTGCGGTCGAGAAGATGATCTGGCTCCCGGGCGAGGATCCCGCCACCGCGCCCGCCGGCCTCACCACCTTCGACGATCTGCTTCATGCCGACGGCTCGTTCCTGGAGGCGTCCGTCGACAGCCGCGACCTCGCGCAGATCGTCTACACCAGCGGTACGGAGTCGCTGCCCAAAGGGGCGATGCTGACCCATGAAGCCGTGATGTGGCAGTATGTCAGCTGCATCATCGACGGCGGCATGAGTGTGGACGATAAATTCCTGCACGCGCTGCCGCTCTATCATTGCGCCCAGCTCGACGTGTTCCTTGGCCCGCAAGTCTATCTCGGCGCCTCCGGCGTGATCACGAGAAAGCCTACTGCCGACAACATCCTGGCGCTGATCCAGGCGCACAGGATCACGTCGTTTTTCGCGCCGCCAACGATCTGGATCGCGATGCTGCGCTCACCCAATTTCGACAAGACCGACCTGTCGACCTTGCAGAAGGGCTATTACGGCGCCTCGATCATGCCGGTGGAAGTCTTGCTCGAGCTTCAGCGCCGTCTGCCCGCCGTTAAATTCTGGAACTTCTACGGCCAGACCGAGATCGCGCCGCTCGCGACCGTGCTGCGGCCCGAGGACCAGCTGCGCAAGGCCGGCTCGGCCGGCAAGCCGGTGCTGAACGTCGAGACGCGCGTGGTCAATACGGCGATGGAGGACGTCAAGGTCGGCGAGGTCGGCGAGATCGTGCACCGCTCGCCGCACCTGTTGTCCGGCTATTACAACGATCCCGTCAAGACGGCGGCCGCGTTCTCCGGCGGCTGGTTTCACTCCGGCGATCTCGCTACCGTCGATGGCGAGGGTCACATCACCGTGGTCGACCGCGTCAAGGACATGATCAAGACCGGCGGCGAGAACGTCGCGAGCCGCGAGGTCGAGGAGATGGTGTATCGTATCCCGGCGGTGTCGGAGGTTGCCGTCGTCGGGCTGCCCGATCCGCGCTGGATCGAGGCGGTCACCGCGATCGTCGTGGTCAAGAGCGGCGAGACGCTCGACGAAGAATCCGTCATCAAGCACTGCGCCGGCCAGATGGCGCATTTCAAGGTGCCCAAGCGGGTCATCTTCGTCGATAGCCTGCCGAAGAATCCGAGCGGCAAGCTGCTCAAGCGCGAGCTGCGCCAGCGCTTCGTCGGCGGCGAGACGCTCGACAAGGCGATCCAGAAGAATTTCGGGACGTGA
- a CDS encoding helix-turn-helix transcriptional regulator has translation MRASRMLSILTTLQARGQVTAPELAQACEVSVRTIYRDIDALAASGVPVYADRGAEGGYRLLDGYRVRLNGLSQNEAEALFLTGLPGPAAALGLDAAMIAAQNKLMAALPANLRADAGRMQERFHLDAPGWFGEAEEPKHLRTIAGAALRGTLIKIRYQSWRAEKQRRVAPLGLVLKGGGWYLAGQVDGSVRTYRVARVLDCTALDERFDRPADFDLAAYWQAATLRLEAEMHPNVAIVRLSPFGVKLLDALSQPYVRARTQIEDAADADGWRIARVPTGKTSWHAAAELLRLGPEAEVLEPADLREKMAELTQAMAARYRAARKA, from the coding sequence ATGCGCGCGAGCCGGATGCTGTCGATCCTCACCACCCTCCAGGCCAGGGGGCAAGTCACCGCGCCCGAGCTCGCGCAAGCCTGCGAGGTGTCGGTGCGCACGATCTATCGCGACATCGACGCGCTCGCGGCATCGGGCGTCCCTGTTTATGCCGACCGCGGCGCGGAGGGCGGCTACCGCCTGCTCGACGGCTATCGCGTGCGGCTGAACGGCCTGTCGCAGAACGAGGCGGAAGCGCTGTTCCTGACCGGTTTGCCGGGGCCGGCGGCAGCACTCGGGCTGGATGCGGCAATGATCGCCGCGCAGAACAAGCTGATGGCGGCACTGCCCGCCAACCTGCGCGCGGACGCCGGGCGGATGCAGGAGCGTTTTCACCTGGACGCTCCCGGCTGGTTCGGCGAGGCGGAAGAACCAAAGCACCTGCGCACGATTGCCGGTGCGGCCCTGCGCGGGACGCTGATCAAGATCCGCTACCAGAGCTGGCGCGCCGAAAAGCAGCGCCGCGTGGCGCCGCTCGGGCTCGTGCTGAAGGGCGGCGGCTGGTATCTCGCAGGGCAGGTCGACGGCAGCGTGCGCACCTATCGTGTCGCGCGCGTGCTCGATTGCACGGCGCTCGACGAGCGCTTCGATCGTCCCGCCGATTTCGATCTCGCCGCCTATTGGCAGGCCGCCACGCTGCGCCTCGAGGCCGAGATGCATCCGAATGTCGCGATCGTGCGGCTGTCGCCGTTCGGCGTGAAACTGCTCGACGCGCTGAGCCAGCCTTACGTCCGGGCGCGCACGCAGATCGAGGACGCTGCCGACGCGGACGGCTGGCGCATCGCCAGAGTGCCGACCGGCAAGACGTCATGGCACGCCGCGGCCGAATTGCTGCGGCTCGGTCCCGAGGCCGAGGTGCTGGAGCCTGCCGATCTCCGCGAGAAGATGGCCGAGCTGACGCAGGCCATGGCCGCGCGCTATCGCGCGGCGCGGAAAGCATGA
- a CDS encoding ABC transporter substrate-binding protein — protein sequence MYRIARAALAAGLLSALFINPSPAQQTPLKIGVLSDFSSVYSDIGGMGNVEATRMAIEDFGGQMFGKPIDMVSADVLNKPDVASTIARKWWETEGVDMIIDLPTSATALAVMELSKQYEKIMIVTDAASSDITGKSCSPYTAHWTYDTYANAHTVGSAIVKNGGDTWFFLTADYVFGHSVERDTGDVVKAAGGKVLGSVKHPLNTADFSSFLLQAQASKAKIIGLANGGGDTINAIKQAGEFGIVAGGQNLAAIVMFISDVHSLGLKLAQGLIITEAYYWDLNDKTRAFGKRFLERVKRMPTMNQAATYSATLHYLKAVQAAGTRDTKTVMAKMRELPVRDAFTDNGSLREDGRMVHSMYLFQVKKPEESRGPWDYYKLLAEVPADQAFRPLKDGGCPLLK from the coding sequence ATGTATCGGATCGCACGCGCCGCCCTTGCGGCCGGGCTGTTGTCTGCGCTTTTCATCAATCCGTCGCCCGCCCAGCAGACCCCGCTCAAGATCGGCGTGCTCTCCGACTTCTCCTCGGTCTATTCCGACATCGGCGGTATGGGGAACGTCGAGGCCACCAGGATGGCCATCGAGGATTTTGGCGGGCAGATGTTCGGCAAGCCGATCGACATGGTCTCGGCCGACGTGCTCAACAAGCCCGACGTCGCCTCCACCATCGCCCGCAAATGGTGGGAGACCGAGGGCGTCGACATGATCATCGACCTGCCGACCTCGGCCACCGCGCTCGCCGTGATGGAGCTGTCGAAGCAGTACGAGAAGATCATGATCGTGACGGATGCGGCGAGCTCCGACATCACCGGAAAATCCTGCTCGCCCTACACCGCGCACTGGACCTACGACACCTATGCCAACGCCCACACCGTCGGCAGCGCCATCGTCAAGAACGGCGGCGACACCTGGTTCTTCCTCACCGCCGACTACGTGTTCGGCCATTCGGTCGAGCGCGACACCGGCGACGTGGTGAAGGCCGCCGGCGGCAAGGTGCTCGGCAGCGTCAAGCATCCGCTCAACACCGCCGACTTCTCGTCCTTCCTGCTCCAGGCCCAGGCCTCCAAGGCCAAGATCATCGGGCTTGCCAATGGCGGCGGCGACACCATCAACGCGATCAAGCAGGCCGGCGAGTTCGGCATCGTCGCCGGCGGCCAGAACCTGGCGGCGATCGTGATGTTCATCTCCGACGTGCACAGCCTGGGGCTGAAGCTCGCGCAGGGGCTGATCATCACCGAGGCCTATTACTGGGACCTCAACGACAAGACCCGTGCCTTCGGCAAGCGCTTCCTGGAGCGCGTCAAGCGGATGCCGACGATGAACCAGGCCGCGACCTACAGCGCGACGCTGCATTACCTCAAGGCCGTGCAGGCCGCCGGCACCAGGGACACCAAGACCGTGATGGCCAAGATGCGCGAGCTGCCGGTGAGGGATGCCTTCACCGACAACGGCAGCTTGCGCGAGGACGGCCGCATGGTCCACAGCATGTACCTGTTCCAGGTGAAGAAGCCCGAGGAATCCAGGGGTCCGTGGGACTATTACAAGCTGCTCGCCGAAGTCCCGGCCGATCAGGCCTTCCGGCCGCTGAAGGACGGCGGCTGCCCGCTGCTGAAGTAG